From Vitis vinifera cultivar Pinot Noir 40024 chromosome 14, ASM3070453v1, a single genomic window includes:
- the LOC100254169 gene encoding metalloendoproteinase 1, which yields MSRTRCGVPDNPRATNNINSHGHSHLNIGTHFAFFPSNPRWLPGQTHLLYFLDSGSHPETAGAVANAFGAWAAHAFALTDGRFHFDCEENWVIGAVAHAMDLQTVATHEIGHLLGLAHTPVQEAVMYAIISPGSTKGLNQDDIDGIRALYAG from the exons ATGTCCAGGACTCGATGTGGGGTCCCAGATAACCCCCGTGCCACAAATAATATCAACTCCCATGGTCATAGCCATCTCAACATAGGCACTCATTTTGCTTTCTTCCCAAGTAACCCAAGATGGCTCCCTGGGCAGACGCATCTCCTCTATTTTCTCGACTCTGGCTCCCACCCAGAGACTGCCGGCGCAGTTGCCAATGCTTTTGGCGCATGGGCTG CTCACGCCTTTGCACTAACTGATGGAAGGTTCCATTTCGATTGTGAAGAGAATTGGGTGATCGGTGCAGTTGCTCATGCTATGGATTTGCAGACTGTTGCTACGCATGAAATAGGTCATCTTCTAGGGCTTGCGCATACTCCAGTTCAGGAAGCCGTCATGTATGCTATCATCTCTCCTGGATCAACCAAGGGTTTGAATCAGGATGATATTGATGGAATTAGAGCTTTATACGCCGGTTGA
- the LOC100853271 gene encoding protein NRT1/ PTR FAMILY 5.8 → MAGGQRSRGLNKPCILLIVVAGMERFAFKGVVSNLVTYLTDVVKMSNSTAAKTVNSWCGLTSMLALLVAPLADSYWYRYSTILASSFLYIIGLLALTSTALVGTWIPEDRTSGSSFLFWSLYLISLGLGGYNPSLQAFGADQLETEEDLPCTKDEKNPDSKSLFFQWWYFGICSGSLLGVTVMSYIQDTSGWGIGFAIPTIVMIASIAFFSCGTRFYTYRQDRDVNWKTLETIVQAIKAITSKMMNCGINLPANKSSHVIELELQEKPLCRDTKDLAENHKSGIYLPESIKVVLRLFPIWTMLLMFAVIFQQPATFFTKQGMTMKRNIGRNLLIPPAMLQSAITVSIIVLMPLYDKVLIPFTRLITRKEKGINVMQRMGIGMVLSIIAMVIAALVEKKRLSISSKLESQSETVPLSIFWLLPQYIILGIADIFTVVGMQEFFYGEVPIRMRTMGIALYSSVFGVGSFMSAFLIWLIEIFTSSGGRQGWFSDDMREARLDKYYWLLALSSTFSLLLYMLLCKYYKSRSELDSES, encoded by the exons ATGGCGGGAGGACAGAGATCAAGGGGACTCAACAAGCCATGTATTCTTCTTATAG TGGTGGCTGGTATGGAGAGGTTTGCCTTCAAAGGGGTGGTATCAAATTTGGTCACTTATCTCACGGATGTTGTGAAGATGAGCAATTCAACAGCGGCTAAGACGGTGAATAGTTGGTGCGGTTTAACGTCTATGTTGGCACTGTTGGTGGCCCCTCTTGCAGATTCTTATTGGTATCGGTACTCCACCATATTGGCCTCTTCTTTTCTCTATATTATA GGGTTATTGGCATTGACATCAACAGCATTGGTGGGGACATGGATTCCTGAAGACAGAACCAGCGGTTCTTCATTCCTCTTTTGGTCCCTTTATTTGATTTCGCTCGGACTAGGTGGATACAACCCATCATTGCAGGCCTTTGGAGCAGACCAGCTCGAAACCGAAGAAGACTTGCCTTGTACCAAAGATGAGAAGAATCCTGACAGCAAGAGTTTGTTCTTCCAATGGTGGTACTTCGGTATTTGCAGTGGCAGCCTCTTGGGAGTCACAGTCATGTCCTATATCCAAGACACATCAGGTTGGGGAATCGGATTTGCCATCCCCACCATCGTAATGATCGCATCTATTGCATTTTTCTCATGTGGAACCCGGTTTTACACATATAGGCAGGATAGGGATGTCAACTGGAAGACCCTTGAAACCATAGTTCAAGCCATCAAAGCAATCACATCAAAAATGATGAATTGTGGAATTAACTTGCCAGCTAACAAATCATCCCATGTGATTGAGTTAGA GCTCCAAGAGAAGCCCCTTTGTCGCGACACCAAGGACTTGGCCGAAAACCATAAGAGTGGCATTTACCTGCCCGAAAGTATAAAGGTTGTGTTGCGGCTCTTTCCCATATGGACAATGCTTCTAATGTTTGCAGTAATTTTCCAGCAACCAGCAACCTTCTTTACAAAACAAGGCATGACAATGAAGAGGAACATTGGAAGAAACTTGCTTATTCCACCAGCAATGCTGCAGAGCGCAATTACAGTGTCCATAATTGTCCTAATGCCTCTGTACGACAAAGTTCTGATCCCGTTCACAAGGCTGATAACCCGAAAGGAGAAAGGCATCAATGTAATGCAAAGGATGGGGATTGGGATGGTCCTCTCCATCATAGCTATGGTAATTGCAGCACTTGTGGAAAAAAAGAGGCTTAGCATCAGCTCCAAACTGGAATCACAGTCAGAAACAGTACCATTGAGCATCTTTTGGTTGCTGCCTCAGTACATTATCTTGGGCATCGCAGACATCTTCACCGTTGTTGGTATGCAAGAGTTCTTTTATGGCGAAGTTCCTATCAGAATGAGAACAATGGGAATAGCACTCTACTCTAGTGTCTTTGGAGTTGGGAGCTTCATGAGCGCCTTCTTGATATGGCTGATCGAAATTTTCACAAGTTCAGGAGGAAGACAAGGTTGGTTCTCAGATGACATGAGAGAAGCCAGGCTAGACAAGTACTACTGGCTTTTAGCCTTGTCCAGTACATTCAGCCTTCTTCTGTATATGCTCTTGTGTAAATATTACAAGAGCCGGAGTGAATTGGACAGTGAAAGCTGA
- the LOC100259286 gene encoding metalloendoproteinase 2-MMP produces the protein METEVSPMLSVFLSSLLLLPFLSGATSSDLSPFGFFKDLQGSQKGDKVEGIHKVKKYLQHFGYLGSTHSQTETQVDSEDHFDDALESAIKAFQTYYHLKPTGILDAPTATQMSRTRCGVPDNPPVTNNINSHGHSHLNIGTHYAFFPNKPRWPAGKRHLLYSLDSASHPEAANAVANAFGAWAGVTNFTFERTSDPKIANLYISFKVRDHGDGRPFDGRGGILAHAFAPTDGRFHFDGDETWVIGAVANSMDLQTVARHEIGHLLGLAHTPVQEAIMYAIISPGVTKGLNQDDIDGIRALYTG, from the coding sequence ATGGAAACTGAAGTTTCTCCCATGCTCTCGGTGTTTCTTTCTTCCCTACTCCTCCTTCCTTTTCTGTCTGGAGCAACTTCTTCAGACCTCTCTCCCTTTGGGTTTTTCAAGGATCTGCAGGGATCTCAAAAAGGAGACAAAGTGGAAGGCATCCACAAGGTAAAAAAGTACCTGCAACATTTCGGCTACTTGGGCTCTACCCATTCTCAAACTGAAACTCAAGTCGATAGTGAGGACCATTTTGATGATGCCTTGGAGTCTGCCATCAAAGCCTTCCAGACCTATTACCATCTGAAGCCCACTGGAATCTTAGATGCCCCAACAGCCACGCAGATGTCCAGGACTCGATGTGGGGTCCCAGATAACCCCCCTGTTACAAATAATATCAACTCCCATGGCCATAGCCATCTCAACATAGGCACTCATTATGCTTTCTTCCCAAATAAGCCAAGATGGCCCGCTGGGAAGAGGCATCTCCTCTATTCACTCGACTCTGCCTCCCATCCAGAGGCTGCCAACGCAGTTGCCAATGCTTTTGGCGCATGGGCTGGTGTAACAAACTTCACCTTCGAGCGGACTTCAGACCCAAAAATTGCCAATCTCTACATTAGTTTTAAAGTCAGAGATCATGGAGATGGGCGGCCCTTTGATGGCCGTGGAGGAATCCTAGCTCACGCCTTTGCACCAACTGATGGAAGATTCCATTTCGATGGAGATGAGACTTGGGTGATTGGCGCAGTTGCTAATTCTATGGACTTGCAGACTGTTGCTAGGCATGAAATAGGTCATCTTCTAGGGCTTGCGCATACTCCAGTTCAGGAAGCCATCATGTATGCTATCATCTCTCCTGGAGTAACCAAGGGTTTGAATCAGGATGATATTGATGGAATTAGAGCTTTATACACCGGTTGA